A stretch of Candidatus Poribacteria bacterium DNA encodes these proteins:
- a CDS encoding ribonuclease HIII encodes MKEIHNWDAWIGTDEAGKGDYFGPLVVAAVYVDAECRESFSDLGIADGKTLSNRRIRNLAESMHHHYERHIVVVKRMPTEYNSLYNDFRRRGQNLNHLLASLHAEAMHTLATRVDAQHVLVDRFSKDDLITQQLYQRMKEKQPSQHGTSDPLQTVIFRGVSLGMKIIQIPKAERDIAVAAASIIARDAFLNAMDTLSEKYEIRLPRGSYQVVDAGREFVASHGNEALGQVAKLHFSLTDAVRAF; translated from the coding sequence ATGAAGGAAATACACAATTGGGACGCATGGATCGGCACAGATGAAGCAGGAAAGGGTGATTATTTCGGTCCACTCGTCGTCGCAGCCGTCTATGTGGACGCAGAATGTCGAGAAAGCTTTTCTGATTTGGGCATTGCTGATGGGAAAACGCTGTCCAATCGTCGTATCAGGAACCTTGCTGAATCGATGCACCATCACTATGAACGGCACATCGTTGTCGTCAAAAGAATGCCCACCGAGTACAATTCCCTTTATAACGACTTCCGTAGGCGCGGACAAAACCTAAATCACCTGCTCGCATCGCTCCATGCAGAAGCCATGCATACCTTAGCAACCCGAGTAGACGCACAGCACGTACTCGTTGATAGATTTTCTAAAGACGACCTCATCACCCAGCAGCTATACCAACGAATGAAGGAGAAACAGCCTTCGCAGCATGGGACTTCAGATCCACTACAAACTGTTATTTTCCGCGGCGTCTCCTTAGGGATGAAAATCATACAGATTCCAAAAGCGGAACGTGATATCGCCGTTGCTGCCGCCTCTATCATCGCCCGCGATGCTTTTTTGAACGCAATGGACACCCTGTCCGAAAAATATGAGATCCGTTTGCCGAGAGGTTCGTATCAAGTCGTGGACGCCGGTAGAGAATTTGTTGCATCGCATGGGAATGAGGCCCTGGGGCAGGTCGCAAAACTCCACTTCAGTTTGACAGATGCCGTTCGGGCTTTTTAA